GAGGTAAAAATGACGTGGACGAAACGAGGCGCAGCCTTGGCACTGGGAACATTGGGTGTGGTAGCGGGCTCGGCGTATGTCGTGGTTGCCCAGGCTCAGGAAGCCAGTGCCTCGGGTGAAGTACGCCGTCTGGACGCCGAGGCCGGCAAAATTACCATCAAGCATGGTGAGATCAGCGACCTGGAGCTGCCCGCCATGACATTGGTGTACAAAATTGATCCCGCCTTGCTGGCCAATATCAAGCCGGGTGACAAGGTAAAGTTCACTGCCAAACGTGATGGCGGTGATTACGTGGTCACCAAGATCAGCAAATAGGCGCAGCGCTCTGCGGGCGCAGGGTTGCAGTAAGAAAAAGGGGCAGAAGAATCTGCCCCTTTTCTATTACAGCGACAAGCGGATGTCTTACAGCACGTAGCGTGCCAGATCCTGGCTGGCTGCGGTTTCCTGCAGCTGCTTGTTCACGTAGTCAGCGTCAATGACCACATTTTGCTCACCGTGGCTGCCGGCGCTGTAGGACAGCTCTTCCAGCAGTTTTTCCATGACGGTGTACAGGCGACGGGCACCAATGTTTTCGGTACGCTCGTTGACATCGAAGGCCAGCTCGGCCAGACGCTGGATGCCGTCGG
This genomic window from Alcaligenes faecalis contains:
- a CDS encoding copper-binding protein; protein product: MTWTKRGAALALGTLGVVAGSAYVVVAQAQEASASGEVRRLDAEAGKITIKHGEISDLELPAMTLVYKIDPALLANIKPGDKVKFTAKRDGGDYVVTKISK